AATTATCAAAATATTTACAAAAAAAGAAAAAAAAAATATTAACTGTTTCAGTAGATATTTATCGACCAGCCGCTATTAATCAGTTAAAAATAGTAACGTTAGAATCTGGTTCTGATTTTTTTCCTAGTATAAATACTAATAATTCTGTTGATATTGTAAATTCTGCTTTAAATTATGCTAAGATTAACAATTATGATGTTTTAATTATTGATACTCCAGGTCAAGTAGGTATTGATAAAAAAATGATAAATGAAATAAATTTAATCTATAAAATAGCGCAACCAGTTGAAACTCTATTAATAGTAGATTGTATGTTAGGACAAGATTCTCTTAATCATGCAAAAATTTTTAATAATATGTTAACTCTCACTGGTATTATTCTTACTAAATTAGATGGAGATGCTCGGGGAGGGGCTGCTTTATCTATTCAGTATATTATTAAAAAACCTATTAAGTTTATTGGAATATCTGAAAAAATTTATGGATTAGAAAAATTTGATCCTATTCGTATGACTAATCGTATTTTAGGTATGGGTGATATTTTATCATTAATTAATAGCGCTAAAGAAAATATTAATAAAATTTCTTCAAAGAAAATAGAAAGTAAAAATAAAGAAATATTTGATCTTAATGATTTTAAAGCGCAATTAATACAAATGAAAAAAATGGGAGGATTAAATGTTTTAATAGAAAAATTACCATATTATATTCAAAAAAAAACAAATAAACATGATATAGATAAAACAGAAAAACAAATAAAAAGAATTGAAGGAATTATTAATTCAATGACTTTATATGAGCGTAAAAAACCAGACTCTATAAAAGCAAAAAGAAAAAAACGTATAGCTGCCGGGGCTGGTGTTAATGTACAAGAAATTAACCAAATGTTAATACAGTTTAAACAAATGCAAAATATAATGCAAAAAATTAAAGGAAATAGTATTATGAAAATTATTCGTAATATAAAAAAATATATTAGTTAAAGTTTGAATTAATTTTTTAAATTTTTATTTTTTAAGTTTAGAAAGTATAAATTTTAATATATCAGTTATTGGAACAAATATTGTTTTTTTATTTCTTCTTTCTTGATATTCAGCTGTTTCATTTTTTATAGTATTATTACTTATTATAATTCTGTGTGGAATACCAATTAATTCCCAGTCAGCAAATACCTTTCCTATTCTTTCTTTTCTATCATCTAGTATAACATCAATATTTGCTTCTATTAATGTATTATATAAATAATTTGTTTTATTTTTAATTATTTCATTATTATGATAACCAATTGGACATAATACTACCTCAAAAGGTGCTATTGATTGTGGCCAAATTATGCCATTATTATCAAAATTTTGTTCAATAACTGCGCTCATAACGCGTGTTATACCTATACCATAACAACACATTTGAATTGATTTAAATTTTCCATTTTTATCTAAATAAGAAGCCTTCATTTTATCTGAATATATCGTACCTAATTGAAAAATATGGCCTATTTCAATTCCACGTGTAATTTTTAACAAACCTTTACCATCTGGAGATAAGTCTCCTTCTGTAACATTACGAATATCTTTTATCTCTGGTTTCGGTAAATCACGATTCCAATTAACACCAGTATAATAAAAATTAATTTTATTTGCCCCACATGCAAAATCATTCATAAAAATTACACTATAATCAGCAATAATACGTATTTCTGGTTTAATATAAAGTGGACCTAAATAATTTGAAGATACTCCGAATATATTAATAATTTCAGATTCAGAAGCAAAACGATAATTTTGTAATCCATTTATTTTTCTTATTTTTATATCATTTAATTGATGATCACTTCTTAATAATAATATACAAATTTTTTGAGTATATAAATTAGTATTTATTATTAATACAATTGATCGAATTATCATTGATAATGGAAATTTTAAAAAATTTATTATTTTTTTAAAAGTAGATTTATTTGATGGTATATTAATTAATTTTAAATTTTTAGTAGGTTTATTTATCTTTAAATTATACATACTTTTTGCTGTTTCAATATTAGCGGCATAATTTGAATCTGGACAATATGCAATTATATCTTCTCCTGTTTTTGATATAACATGAAATTCATGCGAAATAGATCCTCCAATTTCTCCATTATTAGCTTCTACTATAAAGAATTTCAAATCAAATTTTTTAAAAATACGTATATAAGTGTTATACATTTTTTGATATGAAAATTTCATGCTTTTTAGATCACAATCAAATGAATATGCATCCTTCATTATAAATTCTCTACTACGAATTAATCCAAATCTAGGACGAATTTCATCTCGAAATTTAGTTTGAATATGATAAAAATTAATTGGTAATTGTTTATAACTATGTATCTCATTACAAATAATGTTTGTTATGACTTCTTCAGAAGTGGGTTGAATAATAAAATTACGATTATATCTATCTTTTACTTTTATAAAATCTGAATTTATATTTTCATAACGACCACTTTTTTTCCATAATTCAATGGGCTGCATAATTGGCATTAATAATTCAATGGAACCAGAATTATTCATCTCTTTTCTAATAATTTCTTGAATTTTATGAATAACTCTTAAACCAATAGGCATATAAGTATAAATTCCAGAGCTAATTTTTTTAATCATTCCAGAACGTATCATTAGTTTATAACTAATTACATCATTATTTCCGGAGACAGTTTCCTTGAGAGTAGAAATAAAAAAAATAGAAGCACGCATATCATTTTAAATTTTGTTATGTAACTTATTTTTATGAAGTAAGTTTAGATAAATAATTAAAAATTTCAAAAATTAATTCAGAACAACCAGTATGTGTTAATGCAGAAATTTTAAAGATTTTATTTTTTGATTTAAAATAATCAACAAAATTTTCTAAATATTTTATTTTTTCTTTTTCAGAAAGAATATCAATTTTATTTAATATAATCCAACGAGGTTTTTTAAATAGTGAAACATTATAATTTTTTAATTCTTGTGTTATTTCATTAATTTCTTGAATTAAATTAATTTTATTTTTAAATAATGATACATCAATAATGTGTAAAAGTAATTTTGTACGTTGTAGATGACGTAAAAATTGGATACCAAGACCGGCTCCATATGAAGATCCTTTAATTAATCCAGGTATATCTGCTATAGTAAAATTATTATAATTAATATTTACCACGCCAAGATTTGGATTTAGTGTTGTAAATGG
The sequence above is a segment of the Candidatus Profftella armatura genome. Coding sequences within it:
- the ffh gene encoding signal recognition particle protein, with protein sequence MFKNLTERLSDIIKKMRREVRLTKDNTENMFREIRISLLEADVSLPVIKEFISNIRKKSIGKEILYSLTPGQSLVNLVQYELSHIMGANLDKKYFKLNLLPPFPSVILVVGLQGSGKTTSIGKLSKYLQKKKKKILTVSVDIYRPAAINQLKIVTLESGSDFFPSINTNNSVDIVNSALNYAKINNYDVLIIDTPGQVGIDKKMINEINLIYKIAQPVETLLIVDCMLGQDSLNHAKIFNNMLTLTGIILTKLDGDARGGAALSIQYIIKKPIKFIGISEKIYGLEKFDPIRMTNRILGMGDILSLINSAKENINKISSKKIESKNKEIFDLNDFKAQLIQMKKMGGLNVLIEKLPYYIQKKTNKHDIDKTEKQIKRIEGIINSMTLYERKKPDSIKAKRKKRIAAGAGVNVQEINQMLIQFKQMQNIMQKIKGNSIMKIIRNIKKYIS
- a CDS encoding proline--tRNA ligase, translated to MRASIFFISTLKETVSGNNDVISYKLMIRSGMIKKISSGIYTYMPIGLRVIHKIQEIIRKEMNNSGSIELLMPIMQPIELWKKSGRYENINSDFIKVKDRYNRNFIIQPTSEEVITNIICNEIHSYKQLPINFYHIQTKFRDEIRPRFGLIRSREFIMKDAYSFDCDLKSMKFSYQKMYNTYIRIFKKFDLKFFIVEANNGEIGGSISHEFHVISKTGEDIIAYCPDSNYAANIETAKSMYNLKINKPTKNLKLINIPSNKSTFKKIINFLKFPLSMIIRSIVLIINTNLYTQKICILLLRSDHQLNDIKIRKINGLQNYRFASESEIINIFGVSSNYLGPLYIKPEIRIIADYSVIFMNDFACGANKINFYYTGVNWNRDLPKPEIKDIRNVTEGDLSPDGKGLLKITRGIEIGHIFQLGTIYSDKMKASYLDKNGKFKSIQMCCYGIGITRVMSAVIEQNFDNNGIIWPQSIAPFEVVLCPIGYHNNEIIKNKTNYLYNTLIEANIDVILDDRKERIGKVFADWELIGIPHRIIISNNTIKNETAEYQERRNKKTIFVPITDILKFILSKLKK